Proteins from one Streptosporangium becharense genomic window:
- a CDS encoding DUF2264 domain-containing protein has translation MTTAARPSPLTDSLREFDDHRLSPFTGWTRDHWAALADRLLLSARRYASASHARVSFPGAPGGYGADVDALEGFARTFLAAGFRVAGEGGHDPLGLMEWYAEGIAAGTDPHSPERWVRLDEHHQAKVEAASIALVLHLTRPWLWDRLTPTVREQVVDYLSPAIGSEYPPINWIWFQIVVEQFLASVGGPFDDGDIDDGLALADGFARDGGWYADGPERSYDHYAGWALHFYPLLWSEMAAGDPRAESRRPAYLRHLEQYLHDAVHLVGADGSPLVQGRSLTYRFAAAAQFWSGARAGVRTPAPGLLRRAASGVVRHFAEHGAPDADGVLTLGWHGPWRPIAQSYSGPGSPYWAAKGFLGLALPADHPVWTAVEEPLPVESGDYGLVVPSAGWLVTGTRRDGVVRATNHGTDHSRPGSHLTDSPLYARLGYSTATSPVLAGEHAEHPLDQSVVLLDALGRPSHRTGFETLAAGRLPSGTLTGGSRWRAHWVDPERESPDHGLGRSGPVRLGPWICVFSVVRGAWEVRLVRLSAPAAGERGEGHGGGHGGGHDGGHGGGREVRRGEGHAGDHTGEQHTGEHTGEHGEGRGGEEYGVLRVGGWPLPALAAHASPALATGASHVGAPHVTGEGTAENGRLRSQVVGGPGLEASGVTSAGAASPLAPWTLVPWCATRAQARLDTWYEAAVFLGWGDRPDDGSADHPDDGSAARVDRAGRTATPDGPGGTPAVAWTGPSAARVTWPDGTADEIELPSPPTPSADR, from the coding sequence ATGACGACGGCCGCCCGCCCCTCCCCCCTGACGGACTCCCTGCGGGAGTTCGACGACCACCGGCTCTCCCCCTTCACGGGGTGGACCCGCGACCACTGGGCGGCCCTCGCCGACCGGCTCCTGCTGTCGGCCCGCCGATACGCCTCCGCCTCCCACGCCCGCGTCTCCTTCCCGGGGGCGCCGGGCGGGTACGGCGCCGACGTCGACGCCCTGGAGGGTTTCGCCCGCACCTTCCTGGCCGCCGGGTTCCGGGTCGCCGGGGAGGGCGGGCACGACCCGCTGGGCCTCATGGAGTGGTACGCCGAGGGGATCGCCGCCGGCACCGATCCCCACTCCCCGGAGCGCTGGGTGCGCCTCGACGAGCACCATCAGGCGAAGGTGGAGGCCGCCTCCATCGCGCTGGTGCTCCATCTCACCAGGCCGTGGCTGTGGGACCGCCTGACGCCGACGGTGCGGGAGCAGGTCGTCGACTACCTGAGCCCCGCCATCGGGTCGGAGTACCCGCCGATCAACTGGATCTGGTTCCAGATCGTCGTCGAGCAGTTCCTCGCGTCCGTCGGCGGCCCCTTCGACGACGGGGACATCGACGACGGTCTCGCCCTCGCCGACGGCTTCGCCCGGGACGGCGGCTGGTACGCCGACGGTCCCGAACGCTCCTACGACCACTACGCCGGGTGGGCGCTGCACTTCTACCCGCTGCTGTGGAGCGAGATGGCCGCGGGAGACCCCCGGGCGGAGTCCAGACGCCCGGCGTACCTGCGTCACCTGGAGCAGTACCTGCACGACGCCGTACACCTCGTCGGCGCCGACGGGTCGCCGCTCGTCCAGGGGCGAAGCCTCACCTACCGGTTCGCCGCCGCCGCGCAGTTCTGGTCCGGTGCGCGCGCGGGCGTCCGGACCCCGGCTCCGGGGCTCCTGCGCCGGGCGGCGTCCGGCGTCGTACGCCATTTCGCCGAACACGGCGCACCCGACGCCGACGGGGTGCTGACGCTCGGCTGGCACGGGCCGTGGCGGCCGATCGCGCAGTCGTACTCCGGGCCCGGCTCCCCGTACTGGGCCGCCAAGGGCTTCCTCGGCCTGGCGCTGCCCGCCGACCACCCGGTGTGGACGGCCGTCGAGGAGCCGCTGCCGGTCGAGTCGGGCGACTACGGCCTCGTCGTCCCCTCGGCGGGGTGGCTCGTCACCGGCACCCGCCGGGACGGCGTCGTCCGGGCGACCAACCACGGCACCGACCACTCCCGTCCCGGATCGCACCTGACCGACTCCCCGCTGTACGCGCGGCTCGGGTACTCGACGGCGACCTCCCCCGTCCTCGCAGGCGAGCACGCCGAGCACCCGCTGGACCAGTCTGTCGTGCTCCTCGACGCCCTCGGACGCCCCAGCCACCGGACGGGCTTCGAGACGCTCGCCGCCGGGCGCCTCCCCTCCGGGACGCTGACCGGCGGGTCACGCTGGCGTGCCCACTGGGTCGACCCGGAGCGGGAGAGCCCGGACCACGGCCTCGGGCGCTCCGGACCGGTCCGTCTCGGGCCGTGGATCTGCGTGTTCTCCGTCGTGCGCGGCGCCTGGGAGGTGCGCCTCGTGCGGTTGTCGGCACCCGCCGCCGGGGAGCGCGGCGAGGGACACGGTGGAGGACACGGCGGGGGACACGATGGAGGACACGGTGGAGGACGCGAGGTGAGGCGCGGTGAGGGACACGCCGGAGACCACACCGGGGAGCAGCACACCGGGGAGCACACCGGAGAGCACGGTGAGGGCCGTGGCGGGGAGGAGTACGGGGTGCTGCGCGTCGGAGGGTGGCCCCTGCCCGCCCTCGCCGCCCACGCATCCCCCGCCCTCGCCACCGGTGCCTCCCACGTCGGTGCCCCTCACGTCACCGGCGAGGGTACGGCGGAGAACGGCAGGCTGCGCTCACAGGTCGTCGGCGGCCCCGGGCTGGAGGCGTCCGGCGTGACGTCGGCCGGGGCGGCCTCGCCGCTGGCGCCGTGGACGCTCGTCCCGTGGTGCGCGACGCGCGCGCAGGCGCGGCTGGACACCTGGTACGAGGCGGCGGTGTTCCTGGGCTGGGGCGACCGCCCGGACGACGGCTCCGCGGATCATCCGGACGACGGCTCCGCAGCCCGGGTAGACCGGGCAGGGCGGACCGCCACGCCGGACGGGCCCGGCGGGACACCGGCCGTCGCGTGGACCGGCCCGTCGGCCGCGCGCGTCACCTGGCCGGACGGGACGGCCGACGAGATCGAGCTTCCCAGCCCGCCTACCCCCTCCGCGGACCGGTGA
- a CDS encoding FadR/GntR family transcriptional regulator, whose translation MLVAQRIVADINRRGNTVGDRLPPERAMLDEYDVGRGTLRESLRFLELQGVISLKPGPGGGPVVQRPDAASLATTLSLLLQFENAPFRTIAEARAGLEPMTARLAAERMSDERLTALKDSVDTMRKHLGDHAVFLDENKRFHDIIAHGSGNAVFGYLVDALLEILDGSAIGTDYPEARQATVHKAHLQIYRALKTRDPEAAATAMAGHIEEYLRHAERKFPEALDTPIVWRNA comes from the coding sequence ATGCTCGTCGCGCAGCGAATCGTCGCGGACATCAATCGCCGGGGCAACACCGTCGGCGATCGGCTGCCTCCCGAACGCGCAATGCTCGACGAGTACGACGTGGGTCGCGGAACATTGCGAGAATCGCTCCGTTTTCTGGAACTCCAGGGCGTCATATCCCTCAAGCCCGGGCCGGGTGGCGGCCCGGTGGTGCAGCGGCCGGACGCGGCCAGCCTGGCGACCACGCTGAGCCTGCTGCTGCAGTTCGAGAACGCGCCGTTCCGCACCATCGCGGAGGCACGCGCCGGCCTTGAGCCGATGACGGCGCGGCTGGCGGCCGAGCGGATGAGCGACGAACGGCTCACCGCCCTGAAAGACAGCGTCGACACCATGCGCAAGCACCTCGGCGACCACGCGGTTTTCCTCGACGAGAACAAGCGGTTCCACGACATCATCGCCCACGGATCGGGAAACGCCGTATTCGGATACCTGGTCGACGCCCTTCTGGAGATCCTCGACGGGTCCGCCATCGGAACCGACTATCCGGAGGCCCGCCAAGCCACGGTGCACAAAGCTCATCTGCAGATCTACCGGGCGCTCAAGACCCGTGATCCCGAAGCCGCCGCCACCGCGATGGCGGGGCACATCGAGGAATACCTGCGCCACGCCGAGCGCAAGTTCCCCGAGGCACTCGACACGCCGATCGTCTGGAGAAACGCGTGA
- the rfbB gene encoding dTDP-glucose 4,6-dehydratase, with the protein MRILVTGGAGFIGSHYVRTLLGTDGPETVTVLDKLTYAGNLANLAAVSGSDRFTFVQGDICDVELTGKLVAEHDQVVHFAAESHVDRSILGAAEFVRTNVTGTQTLLDAALHGGPTTFVHVSTDEVYGSISEGSWPETDPLRPNSPYAASKAAGDLLALSYHRTHGLDVRVTRCSNNYGPHHFPEKVIPLFITNLLDGRKVPLYGDGLNVRDWLHVDDHVRGIELVRAAGRPGEVYNIGGGTELTNRELTGMLLAACGADESMIDYVDDRKGHDRRYSVDWSKIRDELGYRPRKDFTTGLAETVAWYRDNRAWWEPLKSGLRAT; encoded by the coding sequence ATGCGGATTCTCGTCACCGGAGGTGCCGGGTTCATCGGCTCGCACTACGTGCGAACCCTCCTCGGGACGGACGGGCCGGAGACGGTCACCGTCCTGGACAAGCTCACCTACGCCGGAAACCTCGCCAACCTCGCCGCGGTCAGCGGCAGCGACCGCTTCACGTTCGTCCAGGGCGACATCTGCGACGTGGAGCTGACCGGCAAGCTCGTCGCCGAACACGACCAGGTGGTCCACTTCGCCGCCGAGTCCCACGTCGACCGGTCCATCCTCGGCGCCGCCGAATTCGTCAGGACCAACGTGACGGGCACCCAGACGCTCCTGGACGCCGCGCTCCACGGCGGGCCGACGACCTTCGTGCACGTCTCCACCGACGAGGTCTACGGCTCGATCTCCGAGGGCTCCTGGCCGGAGACCGACCCGCTGCGGCCCAACTCCCCCTACGCCGCGTCCAAGGCGGCCGGCGACCTGCTCGCGCTCTCCTACCACCGCACCCACGGGCTGGACGTCCGGGTGACCCGCTGCTCGAACAACTACGGACCCCACCACTTCCCCGAGAAGGTCATCCCGCTGTTCATCACGAACCTGCTCGACGGCAGGAAGGTCCCGCTCTACGGCGACGGCCTCAACGTACGCGACTGGCTGCACGTCGACGACCACGTCCGGGGCATCGAGCTGGTCCGCGCGGCGGGCCGTCCCGGCGAGGTCTACAACATCGGCGGCGGCACCGAGCTGACCAACCGCGAGCTGACCGGCATGCTGCTCGCGGCCTGCGGCGCGGACGAGAGCATGATCGACTACGTCGACGACCGCAAGGGACACGACCGCCGCTACTCGGTCGACTGGAGCAAGATCCGCGATGAGCTGGGCTACCGGCCGCGCAAGGACTTCACGACGGGCCTGGCCGAGACGGTGGCCTGGTACCGCGACAACCGCGCCTGGTGGGAGCCGCTCAAGTCCGGCCTGCGCGCCACCTGA
- a CDS encoding hydroxyacid dehydrogenase, with protein MKPVVSGRPDWAVGTCIGREWSRSVLADRVRTAIRHRVDLVEVDPAAGGARDDIRVLITGWGSPSLTGDVLDRLPSLELVLHAAGSVRGIVTEAVWERGIRVSTAVSANAVSVADFTCAQVHLSLKNVWRLALDARAAGGPVERTGVRGVDGATIGLVGLGHIGRLVARRLAAHDLRVLAYDPFTGREEAAELGVELADLATVIAGSDVLTLHAPHNDTTHHMISTAELDLMPPHGTLLNTARGGLVDHDALVEFLTRRRDVFAVLDVTEPEVLPVGHPLFRLGNALVTPHIAGSLGTDEARLGDLVAAELVRFIEGDALEHEVNEERLALSA; from the coding sequence ATGAAGCCAGTGGTGTCAGGCCGCCCCGACTGGGCGGTGGGGACCTGCATAGGCCGGGAGTGGTCCCGGTCGGTCCTCGCCGACCGGGTGAGGACCGCCATCCGGCACCGGGTCGATCTCGTGGAGGTCGACCCGGCCGCGGGCGGCGCGCGCGACGACATCCGCGTCCTCATCACCGGCTGGGGGTCGCCGTCGCTGACCGGCGACGTCCTGGACCGCCTGCCCTCACTGGAGCTGGTGCTCCACGCGGCGGGCAGCGTCCGCGGCATCGTCACCGAGGCCGTGTGGGAACGGGGCATCCGGGTGTCGACGGCGGTGTCCGCCAACGCCGTCTCGGTCGCCGACTTCACCTGTGCCCAGGTGCACCTGTCGCTGAAGAACGTCTGGCGGCTCGCCCTGGACGCGCGGGCGGCCGGCGGGCCGGTGGAACGGACCGGTGTCCGCGGCGTGGACGGCGCGACGATCGGCTTGGTCGGGCTGGGCCACATCGGACGTCTCGTCGCGCGGCGCCTGGCCGCGCACGACCTGCGTGTCCTCGCCTACGACCCGTTCACCGGACGGGAGGAGGCCGCCGAGCTCGGCGTGGAGCTCGCCGACCTGGCCACCGTCATCGCCGGCAGCGACGTGCTCACCCTGCACGCCCCGCACAACGACACGACGCACCACATGATCTCCACGGCGGAACTCGACCTGATGCCCCCGCACGGCACGCTCCTCAACACCGCCAGGGGCGGGCTCGTCGACCACGACGCGCTGGTGGAGTTCCTGACCCGCCGGCGCGACGTCTTCGCCGTCCTCGACGTCACCGAACCCGAGGTGCTGCCCGTCGGCCACCCGCTGTTCCGCCTGGGCAACGCGCTCGTCACCCCGCACATCGCCGGCAGCCTCGGCACGGACGAGGCGAGACTGGGCGATCTCGTGGCCGCCGAACTCGTCCGCTTCATCGAGGGGGACGCCCTCGAACACGAGGTGAACGAGGAGCGCCTCGCCCTGTCCGCGTGA
- a CDS encoding ROK family transcriptional regulator → MTVFSEFSEFSDLSPTARAVFAELLVHGPLSRAEVARRLDLSPSVLTKLTRPLLDAGLLCEEPQGGGGAAPGRPSFPLRVDHSRRSYVGVKITADELFAVRTDLGATVREQVGLSLLGHEVSQVADRVGQAVELLSGSGAPAAVGVGLAGTAARDDRVVRRSPFLGWRDVPLADLVERAVGVPTVLENDVRALTAAEHWFGAAVGRRTFALVTVGEGLGCGLVVHDRLVSGKDGVSGLIGHLPIDDRGPLCELGHRGCARAYVAAPSVRRSVRAALDRPELSFDDCLRLAGAGDPAARRIFDEAGAALGRVVATVANLIGPEVVVLSGETVHMYDVCASAFAESLAAHTHWTSEPVAIRVQPFAFTEWARGAAVIAIRHDLGAG, encoded by the coding sequence GTGACAGTGTTCTCCGAGTTCTCCGAGTTCTCCGATCTCTCGCCGACCGCGCGGGCGGTCTTCGCCGAACTGCTCGTGCACGGGCCGCTGTCGCGCGCGGAGGTGGCCCGGCGGCTCGACCTGTCGCCCTCCGTGCTGACCAAGCTGACCCGCCCGCTGCTGGACGCGGGCCTGCTGTGCGAGGAGCCGCAGGGCGGTGGCGGCGCGGCGCCGGGACGGCCGTCCTTCCCGTTGCGAGTGGATCACTCCAGGCGTTCCTACGTGGGCGTCAAGATCACCGCCGACGAGCTGTTCGCGGTCCGTACCGATCTCGGCGCGACCGTGCGCGAGCAGGTCGGGCTCAGCCTGCTGGGGCACGAGGTCTCCCAGGTGGCCGACCGGGTCGGACAGGCCGTGGAGCTGCTGTCCGGGTCCGGCGCGCCCGCCGCCGTCGGGGTCGGCCTGGCCGGTACGGCGGCACGTGACGACCGGGTCGTGCGCCGCTCGCCCTTCCTCGGCTGGCGCGACGTGCCGCTCGCCGACCTGGTGGAGCGGGCCGTGGGCGTGCCCACCGTGCTGGAGAACGATGTGCGGGCGCTGACCGCGGCCGAGCACTGGTTCGGCGCGGCGGTGGGACGCCGGACCTTCGCCCTGGTCACCGTGGGTGAGGGGCTCGGTTGCGGTCTGGTCGTGCACGACCGGCTGGTGTCGGGGAAGGACGGGGTGAGCGGACTGATCGGCCACCTGCCGATCGACGACCGCGGCCCGCTGTGCGAGCTCGGTCACCGTGGCTGCGCTCGCGCGTACGTCGCCGCGCCGTCCGTGCGCCGCTCCGTGCGGGCCGCGCTCGACCGTCCGGAGCTGAGCTTCGACGACTGCCTGCGTCTCGCCGGTGCGGGCGACCCCGCCGCCCGCCGGATCTTCGACGAGGCGGGCGCGGCCCTGGGCCGTGTGGTCGCCACCGTCGCCAACCTGATCGGCCCCGAGGTCGTCGTCCTGTCCGGTGAGACGGTGCACATGTACGACGTGTGCGCCTCCGCCTTCGCCGAGTCCCTGGCCGCGCACACCCACTGGACCTCCGAGCCGGTGGCGATCCGGGTGCAGCCGTTCGCCTTCACCGAATGGGCCCGCGGCGCGGCGGTCATCGCCATCCGCCACGACCTGGGAGCCGGGTGA
- the manA gene encoding mannose-6-phosphate isomerase, class I, with amino-acid sequence MTDPLRNPVKNYDWGSRTAIATLTGRPAPTELPEAEMWLGAHPSGSSSVLRAGTWRSLADTVAADPRAELGAATVERFGERLPYLLKLIAVDLPLSLQVHPSREQAEAGFARGTYVDPFPKPELICALTPFTALAGFRPADEAAALVGGLGVPELESVVASLAARDVSAALRELVEWPKDARPGLVDAIVRAASVTGGPDHELVVRLAGIHPEDPACLAPLLLRRHELRPGQALFLDAGVLHCYLSGLGVEVMGGSDNVLRAGLTGKPMDVEELLRVTDPSVSPLPIEPSGAFYRTPAPEFRLGTATPGSGLTLEGGLPRILLCTEGEVEAGGLTLRPGEAAFTAAGSGPVELRGSGTLFWAEPGIG; translated from the coding sequence ATGACGGACCCGCTGCGCAATCCCGTCAAGAACTACGACTGGGGGTCGCGTACGGCCATCGCCACACTGACCGGTCGTCCCGCCCCCACCGAGCTGCCCGAGGCGGAGATGTGGCTGGGCGCCCACCCGTCCGGCTCCTCGTCGGTGCTGCGGGCGGGGACGTGGCGTTCCCTCGCCGACACGGTGGCCGCCGACCCCCGGGCCGAGCTGGGTGCGGCGACCGTGGAACGGTTCGGCGAGCGCCTGCCGTACCTGCTGAAGCTGATCGCCGTTGACCTCCCCCTCTCGCTCCAGGTCCACCCGTCGCGGGAACAGGCGGAGGCGGGGTTCGCCCGGGGAACCTACGTCGACCCGTTTCCCAAGCCCGAGCTGATCTGCGCGCTCACCCCGTTCACCGCGCTGGCGGGGTTCCGTCCCGCGGACGAGGCGGCGGCGCTCGTCGGCGGGCTGGGCGTGCCCGAGCTGGAGTCGGTCGTCGCGTCGCTGGCCGCGCGGGACGTCTCCGCGGCGCTGCGCGAGCTGGTGGAGTGGCCGAAGGACGCCAGGCCCGGCCTGGTCGACGCGATCGTACGCGCCGCGTCGGTCACCGGCGGTCCCGACCACGAACTGGTCGTCCGGCTGGCCGGCATCCACCCCGAAGACCCGGCCTGCCTGGCCCCGCTGCTCCTGCGACGCCACGAGCTCCGGCCGGGGCAGGCGCTGTTCCTGGACGCGGGAGTGCTCCACTGCTACCTGAGCGGCCTCGGGGTGGAGGTCATGGGCGGCTCCGACAACGTGCTGCGCGCCGGGCTGACCGGCAAGCCGATGGACGTCGAGGAGCTGCTGCGGGTCACCGACCCCTCGGTCTCGCCGCTGCCGATCGAACCGTCCGGCGCCTTCTACCGGACCCCGGCACCGGAGTTCCGCCTCGGCACGGCCACCCCGGGTTCCGGGCTCACGCTGGAGGGCGGGCTGCCGCGCATCCTGCTGTGCACCGAGGGCGAGGTGGAGGCCGGCGGGCTGACGCTGCGTCCCGGTGAGGCAGCCTTCACCGCGGCCGGCTCCGGCCCGGTCGAGCTGCGCGGTTCCGGCACGCTCTTCTGGGCCGAGCCGGGCATCGGCTAG
- the rfbC gene encoding dTDP-4-dehydrorhamnose 3,5-epimerase, with translation MRPLGIDGAWVFEPRVFPDDRGSFHEWFRGGAFREATGHDLNLSQANCSVSRRGTLRGVHFADVPPSQAKYVKCVRGAVLDVVVDIRVGSPTFGRWEPVRLDDEDHRAVYVSEGLGHAFMALSDDATVVYLCSEGYAPEREHGLHPLDPELGIEWPAGVAPLLSEKDAAAPTLGEALRKGLLPDYEECRRFYAELRG, from the coding sequence ATGCGTCCACTCGGCATCGACGGTGCGTGGGTGTTCGAGCCCAGGGTGTTCCCCGACGATCGGGGCAGTTTCCACGAATGGTTCCGCGGCGGGGCCTTCCGCGAGGCCACCGGTCACGACCTGAACCTCTCCCAGGCGAACTGCTCGGTCTCCCGGCGGGGCACGCTGCGCGGCGTTCACTTCGCCGACGTGCCGCCGAGCCAGGCCAAGTACGTCAAGTGCGTGCGCGGCGCCGTCCTCGACGTGGTCGTCGACATCCGGGTGGGATCTCCCACCTTCGGGCGGTGGGAACCGGTGCGCCTGGACGATGAGGACCACCGCGCCGTCTACGTCTCCGAAGGGCTCGGTCACGCGTTCATGGCGCTCAGCGACGACGCCACCGTGGTCTACCTCTGTTCCGAGGGGTACGCGCCGGAGCGCGAGCACGGGCTGCACCCGCTCGACCCCGAGCTGGGCATCGAGTGGCCGGCGGGGGTGGCGCCGCTGCTGTCGGAGAAGGACGCCGCGGCCCCCACCCTCGGTGAGGCCCTGCGCAAGGGTCTGCTCCCCGACTACGAGGAGTGCCGCCGCTTCTACGCCGAACTCCGCGGCTGA
- a CDS encoding cold-shock protein, giving the protein MAEGTVKWFNAEKGFGFIAPDDGSPDVFVHFSAITTGGYRSLEENQRVVFQTANGPKGPQAEQVTPI; this is encoded by the coding sequence GTGGCTGAAGGCACCGTGAAGTGGTTCAACGCCGAAAAGGGCTTCGGTTTCATCGCCCCCGATGACGGCAGCCCCGACGTTTTCGTGCACTTCTCGGCGATCACCACGGGCGGCTACCGCAGCCTGGAGGAGAACCAGCGCGTCGTCTTCCAGACGGCGAACGGACCGAAGGGGCCGCAGGCCGAGCAGGTCACGCCGATCTAG
- a CDS encoding substrate-binding domain-containing protein: MIGAERREAILRELRLRGTLSVAEFAARLGVANVTLRRDLRELERAGRLSRVHGGARHLQRPADDGPERAAKQLAATFGLSPHRSGDDPPVATIGMIAPTGAYYYAEAIEGAKLAARLAGVRLVLAVSEYDEVEERRLFERMTTIGLDGILITPSKSELAGSPLRALIEASPIPVTVVERIWEFPTRGRVVDSVRSDHRHGAEIAVAHLVGLGHRRIAVWTYDNPHVQEISAGARAAARAHGCRMHVPEFDYGHPDWSSIAPAENVRRYLAEARAAGVTAALVHPDRLALQFAQAALEAGLDIPGDITIVAYDDEVAGLGEMPLTAVAPPKKAIGFAAIDACLRAVAHSAPQAEPFPAQRVRLLPVLNVRDSSGPPPGPAMDRF, from the coding sequence GTGATCGGCGCCGAGCGCAGGGAGGCGATCCTCCGCGAGCTCCGGCTGCGCGGCACGTTGAGCGTCGCCGAGTTCGCGGCCAGGCTCGGGGTGGCGAACGTCACGCTCCGCCGCGACCTGCGCGAGCTCGAACGCGCCGGGCGGCTCTCGCGTGTGCACGGCGGCGCGCGGCACCTCCAGCGGCCCGCGGACGACGGCCCGGAACGCGCGGCGAAGCAGCTCGCCGCGACGTTCGGCCTCTCGCCCCACCGGAGCGGGGACGACCCGCCGGTGGCGACGATCGGCATGATCGCCCCCACGGGCGCCTACTACTACGCCGAGGCCATCGAAGGCGCGAAGCTGGCCGCGCGCCTGGCCGGGGTCCGCCTGGTGCTGGCCGTCTCCGAGTACGACGAGGTCGAGGAGCGCAGGCTCTTCGAACGGATGACGACGATCGGCCTCGACGGCATCCTGATCACGCCGAGCAAGTCGGAGTTGGCCGGAAGCCCGTTGCGCGCGCTCATCGAGGCGTCCCCGATACCGGTCACGGTCGTCGAGCGGATCTGGGAGTTCCCCACGCGCGGGCGTGTGGTCGACTCCGTCCGGTCCGACCACCGGCACGGCGCCGAGATCGCCGTGGCGCACCTGGTCGGGCTGGGGCACCGGCGCATCGCGGTCTGGACCTACGACAACCCGCACGTCCAGGAGATCTCCGCGGGCGCCCGCGCGGCCGCCCGCGCGCACGGCTGCCGGATGCACGTTCCCGAGTTCGACTACGGCCACCCCGACTGGAGCTCCATCGCACCCGCCGAGAACGTCCGGCGCTACCTGGCGGAGGCACGTGCCGCGGGCGTGACGGCCGCCCTCGTCCATCCCGACCGGCTCGCGCTGCAGTTCGCGCAGGCGGCGCTGGAGGCGGGCCTGGACATCCCCGGGGACATCACGATCGTCGCCTACGACGACGAGGTGGCCGGGCTGGGAGAGATGCCGCTGACCGCGGTCGCGCCGCCCAAGAAGGCCATCGGGTTCGCCGCCATCGACGCCTGCCTGCGCGCCGTCGCCCACTCGGCGCCGCAGGCGGAGCCCTTCCCCGCCCAGCGCGTCCGCCTGCTCCCGGTGCTGAACGTGCGTGACTCGAGCGGGCCGCCGCCCGGACCCGCCATGGATCGTTTCTGA